Within the Eucalyptus grandis isolate ANBG69807.140 chromosome 1, ASM1654582v1, whole genome shotgun sequence genome, the region caattAAGCCATATAGCCACTTCTGGGGCTAATCAATCTTACATCTTATGAACTCGCCTCATACCAatgccatatactaatttctcaaaggttgatgttggcaatgatttggtaaaaagatctgcaagattatttatggatcgaatcttttaacatcaatttgttgactttcttgaagttcatgagtatagaaaaatttcggcGAGATATACTTGgtcctatcacctttgatatatcctcccctgacttgtgcaacacaagcagcattatcttcataaattataatgGGAGAATTGGTAACCGGTATTaagcaacaagaattatgaatatgtgttataacggatcttaaccaaacacactctcttccagcttcatataaagcaataatctcagaGTGGTTAGAAGATGTAGCTACTAGCGATTGCTTCGTAGAACACCAAGAAATAGCGAtgccgttataacaaaataaatacccggTTTGAGAGCGAGCCTTATGTGGATCGGATCTATATCCAAAGATCGgcatatccaactaaaccagagttagtggaatccttggaataatataatcccaaatctatggttcctcggagataacggaaaatatgtttaactccattccaatgtcTCCGAGTTGGCTCGAAACTAaaaacgtgccaataaatttaccgcaaaagcgATATACGGTCTCGTACATTGTGCCAAGTACATTAAagccccaattgcattgagatatggtacttcaggaccaagtatctcttcatTAGATTCTTTAGGACGAAATGGGTCCTTTTGGGGATCCagagaccttacaaccataggggtgctcAATAGGTGAGCTTTGTCTATGTTGAAacgtttaagcaatctttcaacataTGCTGATTGATGGGcaattattccatttgctttatgctcaagctctagaccaagaaaaagtttggttttacccaaatctttaacttcaaactcccttttcaaatattcagcagtttcagctaactcttctagagttccaattaaatttatatcgtcgACATAAACTGCTATAATAGCAAATCCGatttctgatttcttaataaataCGCATGGGCAGATAGGATCATTTTTGtacctttccttaattaggtactcacttaggcgttgataccacatgcgaccggattgctttaacccgtacaaggatctttgcaattttattgagaataaattgcggagagtgcatgcttcaggcattttgaatccctcaggaattttcatataaatatcaaagtctaatgagccatatagatatgctgtcacaacgtccataagacgcatttccaatctttcaaagattgctaggctaatgagaaaacaaaatgtaatcatatccatcacaggtgaatatgtctcattataatcaatcccagGTCTCTGGGAGAATCCTTGGGCAACGAGTTGGGCTTTATACCTGACAacctcgtttttctcatttcgtttttggataaatacccatttatatccaacgggCTTTACATTATCGGGGATACGAGTTATAGGTCCAAAAACCTCTCATTTAGTTAGGGAAGCTAATTCAACTTTAATTGCTTCTTCCCATTTATGCCAATCTTGCCTTTGACGACATTCAATAGATTGTGgttcacaatcatcatccataatttgaTGAGCAATtgagaatgcaaaagcatcatcaatgatgatttcatttcgatcccaaatttcattacaatatgtaatgaAATTTTCAGTATTCCTGGGGCTAGTGCTCATTTCATGGGTTTGCGCCTCTTCAggggcaataagctctttgggagcaaGCACAACGCCAGGCTCTTCTAGAGCGGATTCTTGATTCTTTCCCATTCGTTTTCTAGGAATGATATCTTTTGATCATATCAGTATACCACACTTCAAGTGCACAAGTCAACGTGCAAATGCAACATTGCGCgtagataataggcaaacatTGGACCATCTGCAGGATGCGTccactaataccataaaatatcgaaatggtcCACTTGGTGGTTGTATTAGTCCTCAAATATCACCctgaattctttgcaagaataaaggagattcaaaattaacctttattatagaaggtttgataatgagctttccttgtgagcaagcctcacaattataatctttggacaacaatacctttatatcctttaaagggtgcccttttgtattttgaattatcctatGCATCATTGAAGCGCCCGGATGACCAAAGCGATCATGCCACAGTCCAAACTGATCAGGGCTTACCAATCTCCAGGATGTGGTAGCGTAGGTTTCAACAGCtttaatcatgacacaatacaaacccatagaagaagcttctagcttctcatggatggtcttcaggcccatcttataagaggaaatgccaatatattccttatcttgctcataaatagtctcaatatggtacccattacggtgtacatctttgaaactgaGCAGATTCATTTTTGATCGAATGCTTAGAAACGCAttctcaatatgcaggattgtaccatttggcaaaataattgtagcattcccaaaaccatcaataatcggaacaggacctgatattgtatggatttgtgccttacgcaatgtcatacttgagaaaaagtgtctactacaaaatatagtatgtgttgttgcactatcaagcaaacaaacatcttcctttttctcggtattttccatttgcatttatattgacaacttcaggtgtcaagtatcataaaagttgcatattagttatataatcgaataaaatttcaaagataaatattatataaggttcataagtatttcataaagaacaataaaaaaaaagtaatacatttaaagcgaaataacataaaattcaaagttcaaattatcatccaccaatctgattcatcaaagtaatcgagaggtcctcaaagaaatcgagacatccaatgatgcatttgctacttcgAGCAAGAGGAGTCTCACCAACGGAGATATTGTTGGCCTCAACAGTGGTTATGGCAataggattgatttcaatggcatgagattcaccacgcttgcccgtattctttaaagatgcctggtataggtcaacaaaatattttggcGTACGACAGTGCGTGACCAATGCCCGAGTCATGCCACagcgatgacaaatactttcattaatcaccttcttttgcttcttttctttgccatgattcaggccaaagtttgatttcctagggcggttaaatttcttgccatcccttctaggattatgATCTTGCCTGTgcttatagcccttaaaatagccagtatttttctcaaagttagcatgtgcttcgggcaatgcttttgagccaacgggtctaagatcatgatttttgagcagcaattcattagtttgctcggcaGTAAGAAGCACAGAAATTAATTCAGAATATGTGGCAAATTGACATTGTCggtattgctgttgcaatacaatattgaAGCATGAAAggtggaaaaagttttctcaagcaattctgCATCGGTgagtttgataccgcataacATTAGTCgagaaacgatatcaaataaatcagaattatagtcagacactgatttaaaatcttgtagtctgagattttgccaatcatattgtgcttgagggaggataacGGTTTTTgtatgatcatacctatccttcaacctcctccacaagatATGCGTGTCTCGAACagataaatattgagtctgcaggctctcatgcaaatgacggtGAATAAAAATCAGtgcatttgctttatccttttcatttgaggttccatCCTCTGTAATTGTATTAGCGAGACCTTGCCCTTGGAGGTGCATCTCCATGTCAAGGCGCCaggatagataattctttccactcacttccaggatgtggaatttgggcttttcaatattttccataatccttgcaaaaataaatccttaaattaattaaaaggatttccaaatatccaccaCTACTTCTGGAGCAGAAGGATACTTTTAGATTTAAAAGTTTGGCTTCGGGCcaagagaaataaaatgaagaattgatagaagaagatgaagtataagttgatcaATAATAAGAATACCCaccttgcaaaaattacttactcGGTCGATAGATCTTCGTGCTTGCAAAAGTTACTTACTCAATCGGTAGATCCTCGtgctgataacgtgttgtaaaatatcgcgttgcgaatatataatagagaagagattgagaagagaaaacaagtgAACACCAGaaatagtagagaaagccagaTATTTCACTGTATTGTAATTCTGTGTGATTGtctattgtacatcaaaactaaactcctatttataggagaacaagaatgtacttatcattaatatcaatgtatcaaaTGATACATGTACAGGATAAGGGAGATGAATGTTCATTGTATAAGGAGAtatacttagaacatttgatacaaatgtaccataataagtatattggataagatgaatataatgaatattcattcatgtattctatccattcatgtatttcataacaacAAAATATATTTGGTCCATTCACAAGATATAATGGGATTGAGTAGCACAATCCCCAAGGATGAGGTTATCTAAGCACTCTGGCCTGTCTTTGAAGTCCAATGGCCACCCACAATCCTCAAACACCGTTGGAATATTCTCAAACAATTGAAGCACCTCTCTCACATTATTGAACCTCTTTACTAGCACCTCCAAATTTTCATAGTTGGGgccaaaattttttttgttttggtggaGCCTTTTCCTTTCTGTAATTTGTGATTTATAAGCTCTACTATCTTAGAAATAGATTCTGGTCACAAATTTTACTTAGATTTTACTCACAAGTTTTGGTAAATACATAATCTCTTAATTGAGCTGAATAAGTGCGGTATACCTTTACGAAAAAGATGGCGTTTAATCTAGAGAGGGTGGAACAATTTTAAGGGGGATTTCGGTACGGCTCTATGGAGGCTATTGCAAAGTTCTCGACAATTAAATAAGTCTGCTTGATACTTGCTAGAATTCGACGGACATAATATGAAAAgaccattttccttttcttgatcttgCCCTAGCTTGCATTACGTCTGCCGACTTTATAGATACTTCATGTTGTGGAAATGCCATATAAATTGCTATGTCATTTAGTAAGATTTTTATAGTGAAATCTTAAGTTCCTGTCGATGTCATTAACTAGTTTTGGTATTGCAATCTAATCTGTTATTGTCGACTATCAATACTAGTAGTGATTAAGGCACGTCAAAGATGTCCTTACTCCAAAATGGGTTTAAATATATCGAGACCAACCAAGCTCCAACCATCCTAATTTGGAGCTCCTGATCCCAAATTTACTTAAGCTGATActcaagaaaaacatgaagttATTTGCAATGACCGACTCCAACGGGGCCAATGTATTCCATTTAGCAGCTCACCTGAATCTGGCCCGGGTATTCGAATTCTTACGACCAGAAACTGAATATTTGACCCGAGCAAGGGACTTGAATGGAGATCTCCCCCTTCATATTGCGAGCAAGATGGGTCATGTTGAACATATCGAAAAGCTGAGGAAAGTATCACTTTTGCTAAATGGGCAAGGGCAAACCGTTCTTCATATCGCCGCAAAATATGGGAGAGTCTCTGTAGTGAGATACATACTCAGCAATCCAGATCTAGGGATGCTGTTAAATGCACAAGATAATGATGGAAATACAGTGTTGCACTTGGCTGCAATGCATTCACAGCCCGCTgctttgattcatcttgtgCGGACTGACGGAATTCAACTCAGCGTTTGCAACAGCGAATGCTTGTTCGCTGTTGACATTGCTCGACGACACCGGGCAAAGGGGTATAAGATTCGGCATGTAGGTAACATGAACAgtcactattttatttattaacttaCTGGAGATTTCGTAGACTAATGCATTAGTTAACATGTCTTTCATAATACGGagataacaatttatatatttCGTTTAATTGAGCCTCTGAATACGGTCATGAATAAAGAGGCAGGGTTTGTCAAGGTTGCATTctgtttttcattaaaaaaagccaGGGGTCAATGTGGCAAATTTGACCTCTCCAAATGTAGCACAATCTCATAACATTATCATTTTGTCGACCTATGAAATGATTGCCCGCATAGATTCCATTCATGCCTCTTTTTTCGTCTAAAACGAACTTGATAATTTTGTGCTAATTCTTCAAAAAGATCAGAAACTGCATCTTTAGAAGCAAACGTTTCCAGAGTTCATTCCCGTTATAAATATGGTATAAGtttgttcttattttcctttttacatgCTTCCGATCTCAGCACTTGGCATTCCTGGCGTTGGTTTGCTCGCTCGCGGGAAAAGGTCCACTTAAAAGCCCGGAGTTACTCCTAGTTAGAGCGGAAGCTCGAAATGAAGAGTTATCAGTAGTCCGCTCGCTCAAAAGCATGCCGAACAGGGACATCGTCAAGGATTACATCAATTCCCGTATGGTGGTGGCAACGCTTGTGGCCACAGTGAGTTTCGCAGCTGGTTTTGCAGTTCCTGGAGGATTTAACAGCTCGGACACAGCCTCCAAAGATGACCGGGGCATGGCTACGATGCTGGACAATCGAATGTTCCAGGCTTTCGCGATTTGCAACACCATCGCGATGTTCTGCTCAATGACTGTGGTCGTCAACCTCATCTGGGCGCAGATAGTTGATGTCGACGTTGCAGTCGCTGCATTCGAGCGCACAACGCTACCACTACAAATTGCACTCCCGGCGATGTCCACCGCTTTCTTAACTGGTGTCACCTTGACCATTGGCAAACTCCCGTGGCTTGCTAACaccatattttatttgggactcgTTTTCCTCCTCATTACCTCATTTGCTAAATTGTTAGAGAAGCCTCTCCTCTTTAAAATCCTCGGTCATCCTCTCCGTCGACTAACATTCTGTCTTATTCTCGCTTACATTTATTTGTGGAGAGTTGAGACGTACATTTATGATGACGATGACGCGAAAGATAacagaagggagaagaagacctTCGCTAGTCCGCCTGTGGATGTTGCCGGTGAATCGAGGACCGATGACTCGGCGAAAGCAAATGTGAGGATGCGTTACATCCTCCAAGTCACTGATTTGAATTGATCATTCCATATTATCTGTAATACGTTGTAATAATATATGTTTTCCTTGGTGAGCGTGACTCACTCTATGGTTGCTTTCCTTTATGTCAGATCAAAGATGATTGTTAATGTATGTAAGCTAAACCATGTGTTTCTCTAGTAACTTAACTTTTTAGAATTGTTGGATATAATTCCATCAAATTTCTTATGTTATTAAAGCAGAGATTCTAAGttcaaacattttcaggtcctatTTGCTTCATCTATTATATGTTCTCATGTTTCAATCTTAGATCAGTTCAAGTTTACGAGTAAAGATGAGTATAAAAGTATTTGTATTATAAGTATTTGAATTAAACATTGCATCCgtctaataatttaaatttttagaacaattaatgGTAGTTCCCTGAAATTTCAAAGTGATACACACTTCATGTTAATTAAATGGATGAATGGCTCATTTCATCCGTTTCATCGCCTTGGAATCAAATTGTTAACTTCGAACATGTGGAAGCTCGTGGGTTTATGAAATCACTCGTCTGGAGTAGCCATGTCCGATTTACTTTGTACCAGTCCAATTTGCGGCACTCTCAAGTCACGAAATCCTAAGCACTCACTTACCTGTCTGGTGtgcaaagaaaataattctcaGAGAGTAGAAAATAATTCTCATCGCCTACTCTCTGAGTCGAGAGTTGGGTGAAGAAAACAGGAACAAAATAATTCTCTTCACTCCTCACAAAACAATAGAATCAAATGTTACGAAATCGCAtgtcgattccagaaaaataacgttcgcaaacaattcaccagacagaatatagtaataaaatagcagaatcagatgaacacgccagaaaatttgttatcgaagttcacccaaacacaggctacgtctccgcgcgaggcactctgcgaatccactagactttgaaaagttggaatacaacgacgatcttctctcaagatcagggcacaaagagattgagaactctcatcaagaaaaaaactcacttttttcttctctctttttcttgcctctctatttccttttttcagcgtcttgacggctagggttttgccatcgctaatatataagtaacacttttaacctaaaaggaaatctaatagaaaagacaaaaaagcccctaaaaacaaatatttggctttatctataacaatctcccacttgaagacaaatataccaaagcaccaagcaactttgtatccatcttcttcaaaaaatagtagttgaaaaacttgtgcctctgcgatactcctcatcaatcaacttggagtaataccaatggtagtagtacagaaaatatgcttctctctgtctactaccttggtcatcatgtcagctGGATTAttcgagccatcaatcttttgtagctttaattcattatctttcaatgctgacctgataaagtgataacgcttcttgatatgtctagtccttgagtgataagctgcattctttgctaagtgcactgcactttgactatcactccacagTGTACTGACTGGCTGTTTTCGATGtaactcctccatataatcttgtaaccacatgatttccttggaggcttaTGTAATCGCTACATATTCTGCCTCTGTCGTCGATAAAGCCACTAtcttttgtagttgagatacccaactcactgCTGTACCTGCAACTATAAAGACAtatccagtggtactcttaccactatcttgatcacccgaatgatctgcatctacataaccctgcaactctagagatgtaccaccataacaaagtgagtaattggaagtacctactagatatctcaatatccatttaaGCGCATTCCAATGCTCTGCCTGGTTCTcgcatatatcgactcacaactcccacttgcttgtgcaatgtctggtctcgtgctcaccatggcatacatcaaactccccactgctgatgcatatggaactaccgccatctcatctttcaaaagttgagtgtttggacacatatccttggaaagtttgaagtgactcgctagaggatttgcaaccggttttgccttgtccatgttaaatctctttaacaccttgttcacatagtcttctgcgacaaccataatttcttattttcccctctctcgatgattttcatgcctaaaatattcttggcctctcccaagtctttcatagcaaaccgtgatgataacatcttcttcacttctacgattcttttcatattggaactagccacaagcatgtcatccacatataaagatagatacacaatgtcaccatcatcatatttgcgaaaataaacacagtgattagactcacagtgtgcaaatcctttttcttgcatgaaaccgtcaaattttaagtaccattgccgcagagcttgtttcaagccatacaagcttttTTTCAAGCaacataccatgtgctccttacctttgacttcaaaacccttaggttgtgccatgtataattcttcatctaagtcaccatgtaaaaacgttgtttttacgtctaactgctcaagatgaagatcctcccAACTATACTTAGCgagaactctaattgatgtcattttcactacgggtgaaaatatctcggagtagtcgatcccttcttttgagaaaagcccttgactacaagtctcgccttgtatctaatactaccatctgcttcattcttaaccccgtacacccatttgtttaataaagcttttttttttacctgtgggcaacttggtcaactcccaagttttgttacgaagtaacgagctcatctcgtctttcatagcacactccccGCAAGTGAGACATGTCTGCCTTTGCCTCATCGTAAGTCTCCAGTTCCCCCgaatctgtatataagacatggctcaaaACAGTATTAGTagatggatcaaaaattacctttggctttctcacacgtgttGACCTTCTCAAGACAGGTACTTCAGGGTCATTCGTTTGCTCCGAATCACTGCGTTcttcttgaactacctcttcactgataataggctcatcttgaacctctctttcagGTGAACTTTGATCTCTTGGAAACATCTTCACGGGCAttatgtctaattcaacatactcTGGTTTgtactaccttctcatgctctgtCTCGTCGACGatccttgtacatcttttcttcatggaataccacattgcgactgcggatgactttgttaatctcataatcccaaagtctatagccatactcgtcgccaccgtatccgataaagacgcacttacgggacttagcatcaagctttttctATCCTCCCTGTCAAttaaagcatatgcaatacaaccaaacacctttagatgtgaataattaatcttctTACACGACCACCgctcttgtggtatttctccatcaAGGCACTAGATGGACTTACGtgataagataaacagctgCATCAAGCTGTAGCGgcccataagtgtagcgggagacccgcgtgtagtctcatgcatctcgcacgttctagaatagttctgttcattctttcagctacaccgttctcttgaggagttctaggaacaGTTTTAGCCCGTGTATGCCTTCTCGGctcaaataatttgcaaattctttactTGTGTATTTACCACCATTATCGAGATTTCAAAGCTTTAATCGAtaactttgtttcttttttctaccatggtcttccacattacgaacatcccgaatacttctgatttttctttaagagcatagacccaagtctttcTTGTTgtatcatcaatgaatgtgacaaaatatctcttaccaccataagagagttcttGAGCGGGTCCCCATACATCggtatgaaccaactctagcttaCGGCTTTTATTTTGtcgcccattcaattgaaaactaacagcctactgttttccataaatgcaactctcacaaaaatctaactcaactttttgtaaACCCGGAAGTAATTTCCTCGAGTGTAACTGCTTTacacctttttcaccaagatgtctaaacgataatgccaaagagtagataaattacactgtagccattgtagttgcaaccatatcactgatattgtctccttggagaaggtaaagtgtacccatacgctttccctttgctactactcttacccctgaggttatcttccactctccgcaaccaaaggttattaccaaaccttcttggtcaagtttactagttgaaatcagattttctttaattccagaatatgcctagtttcacgcaaaactagacgtcctccacACGAGATGTTCACGAGTCAcggttcctttcccaacaattggacacatgtggccatttcccacaaccacttgtccaaaatctccactggcataatcatcaaatatgtctctttgcgaggtgcaatgaaaagaagcgccagaatcaataaaccatttatctgttgtcaagtcaaaccctgcagacaaacacaagttatctagcaaagatttatcgctaactacattagcaccttgattctcatcttgctgcttctttttgtaggcttcacacttttgaaacctccggtgtccggtttgtgacaaaaccaacactcatctttgcaacctgtctcttaccccttgattgtgatcgCACGACCGCtgaaatttcctctacttttacttcttccacgtTTCTCCCTGCAagtgccgttgaagatgtagatgcagaaaaattatctccacgagactttccttcgcatctcttcatccatgatactactcacagcatcatcaagagttaaatcatccttcatggtaCTCGAAATTCCCACTGCTTTATTGTAGCTTtcggaagagaacataaaaataataaagcttgaagcttcatatctaaatttatgcctgcggattccaattgacccgtgacctgcgtaaaactattaatatgctctgcCACGGAACCTCTATCgagataacttcatattaaccagtttcttgacaaaaaaatacctgatttgatgtggatggcttctcaaaaatatttgttagaatatccatggcttcttttgcagtttttgctttcgcgaTGTGGTATCTGTCTTTTCGTCAACCCTAGGCGAATCGCACCTAatgcctttcgatcaagaattttccatccggcctgctgtcggatccacttccgccatctcgggtttccaaccctcaagtggtgcatagagatctttttgataaagataatcctctatttgtagtttccaccatccgaaatcctctccaccgaacttatcgattctgattttatcttacGCCAtctgtttgctttcaatcgaacgtcaccgaaaaaccctcgatgttctcgattagccaacctAGGCTCGATACCGGTTATtcgaaatcgcacgtcgattccagaaaaataacgttcgcaaacaattcaccatacagaatatagtaataaaatagCAGAATCGgatgaacacgccagaaaatttgttatcgaagttcacccaaactgggctacgtctccgcgagaggcactctgcgaatccactagactttgaaaagttggaatacaacgacgatcttctctcaagatcggggcacaaagagattgagaactctcatcaaaaaaaactcactttttcttctctctttcttgcctctctatttcctttttcagcgtcttgacggctagggttttgccatcgctaatatataggtaacacttttaacctaaaaaggaaatctaatagaaaaagacaaaaagcccctaaaaacaaatatttggctttatctatAACATCAAACACCGAACTCATTTCCATTTACACCCCTTTCATTTCCCCACTTCTCCCTCCTAGGCGCCCAATTTCTGTGCATGCAAATCAGTTTTGGTGTTTGATTCGTGGCGAGGTATAATCTAGTGAGCAGCGGGCGCGAAGTCTAGTCAGGGACGAGATAAAAAGGAATTGCTATATGCAACTCAAGGAGAATTGTGGAAAAGTCTAGATACGTGATTTTCCTCCTCCGATctctgatttttatttcaaagctGGTTGGTTTTGACGCGTAAAATATAACTCTAAAGTGATTATGGACCTATTTATTCGACAGTGAACGtagataattacaaaaaataaaaaggatccCATTATACAAATGTCTAttgagttataaactttttaaattagtcgatttaattttaaaaatcttgACGATTTACCAATATAGTTATTacaatcaattttgatcgaaaatcgTCGACGTAAACGCTAGCCATCCTATGGCACATGACCGGTATTGGGgtagacaatttttgtaatttaaaaagaaattctcaattttttttctttttttcatgttttcattttcttt harbors:
- the LOC104451209 gene encoding protein ACCELERATED CELL DEATH 6-like, with protein sequence MTDSNGANVFHLAAHLNLARVFEFLRPETEYLTRARDLNGDLPLHIASKMGHVEHIEKLRKVSLLLNGQGQTVLHIAAKYGRVSVVRYILSNPDLGMLLNAQDNDGNTVLHLAAMHSQPAALIHLVRTDGIQLSVCNSECLFAVDIARRHRAKGYKIRHHLAFLALVCSLAGKGPLKSPELLLVRAEARNEELSVVRSLKSMPNRDIVKDYINSRMVVATLVATVSFAAGFAVPGGFNSSDTASKDDRGMATMLDNRMFQAFAICNTIAMFCSMTVVVNLIWAQIVDVDVAVAAFERTTLPLQIALPAMSTAFLTGVTLTIGKLPWLANTIFYLGLVFLLITSFAKLLEKPLLFKILGHPLRRLTFCLILAYIYLWRVETYIYDDDDAKDNRREKKTFASPPVDVAGESRTDDSAKANVRMRYILQVTDLN